From Plasmodium brasilianum strain Bolivian I chromosome 5, whole genome shotgun sequence, the proteins below share one genomic window:
- a CDS encoding hypothetical protein (conserved Plasmodium protein), protein MMSFKTNEAKSNEVRLSPSSERENKYAGNGKGNNSSNNNGNSKRNSKCNSNFNSNFNNCSGNLGREKADRKSNSNNRIAKQKKRNNYKYAKKLINFFLRKKEYFDKYQEDKLFIDNTENYNTNKLVKDSSHFIFFFNLFVRGRYLNMDSLEEALMKDNKKKNIQKKIKTKIQENIIEAKTSTKRDILFLNGKHTRLLICNYLKVFLNNVQNEDMISTNFHIIDYAELYENRENSNNNYFSNHNVKIKQKEQSTFLSSPGSLNHNGRKNDASGNTGGVSGSTGSTDDDAARNRNENRSKGGMHAGNNDESGSNLNGDNKIDKLTNDDLMVRSSSMQNGKCIEINEFIYNRILTNFVTELKGFFFSIIAKVRSNKLIATLIVIFSELCLHLTPYYLNIINFIDILNDFANAISVSYIKRLIIFFQNNKNQFIEKYKEFQNSIIFNDPVKIQSVGARLIGFIKILQKKNSLNNKKKESFNIFFLNLLLSECLPINHLGFCNRQSVKNNCNFLFYDSLEHHTNSLNDELILFDEYELTIRENIKNYKKVKTIIHNEINSRFFSDVSSSKGTKRKNPTVGLTSSVEETEGKNEQPLSKKKKNVNSNSDKQEEKEVTDDEQASTSTTTMHSVKRVDEERNRSNNGKDAISKDGSNDRSKDKSMDRSKYQSKDRSKERSKERGKQRKRTESSSRRSSSSVGTPDRHKMGNTEKNLTCRKLFNNVNEANKNYKVYLSYIYLVIFVRFPEMFASTNKIELDDVYKSFELFYAFIKNLKKENIMNISVIREYLHNSDFDFLGNRHIYNIVIRDENFLNVFFFNILLVLNYLNCELHILENYTNLPAHGQDNGMNDISEKSTVIKTKEINNRVSGTHNNLETSHLSTTHSQDQNRNCEDKNASTNSRMHKGPQKSGKENSNTNSSNLASNNNNNNISNINSNSNNNSSLKNKENSNKIIPGSGKGESSHLTIASSRDVKNRDNKLVSEKTKKIMYMFIKDLINYLESTKNSYYYRLLLLKEYCWYTWKKQLTGKPSKDNSDIKFEFKSWHNEMKMEKKNAKEVVKPSSNNSINVKKEHDYNKSADSSYPVQNLIYIIENFELLNKRMKSYYELNKNNKNLMKNMYKYTKFMQHYYAYDNNITNNSTEGEVPTGNDENMAKMNPVPSTTPSINNMNNFLIEINKIYLRREAEFWELDESDAVTNMKKSKNETNILIEKLIEKLEDYKKKMHIDNDPINEIEESEKSKNNPVFKFRLAKLFILKYIDLYAIVKNKEFSTDCNFLYNLMLKMDKNLEKKKNFKENKIVLNEEEDQEKEVENVEEQHHEGNANVGADADANAAEEDAGGREEGGNKISEQDKKFS, encoded by the exons ATGATGAGCTTTAAAACAAATGAGGCAAAATCAAATGAAGTAAGGCTTTCTCCTTCAAGCGAAAGGGAAAATAAGTACGCAGGTAATGGTAAAGGTAATAAcagcagtaataataatggcaATAGTAAGCGCAATAGTAAGTGCAATAGTAACTTCAATAGTAACTTCAATAACTGCAGTGGTAACTTAGGTAGGGAAAAAGCAGACCGGAagagtaacagtaacaatagAATAGCAAAACAGAAGAAAAGGAACAATTACAAATATGCCAAGAAGCTCATTAATTTCTTCTTAAGGA AAAAGgaatattttgataaataCCAAGAGGACAAACTGTTCATAGATAAtacagaaaattataatacaaataaactTGTTAAAGATTCGTCgcactttatttttttctttaatttatttgttagAGGACGTTATTTAAATATGGACAGTTTGGAAGAGGCTTTAATGaaggataataaaaaaaaaaatatacaaaaaaaaataaaaacaaaaatacaagaaaatattatagaaGCGAAAACAAGTACTAAGAGagatattctttttttaaatgggAAACATACAAGACTCTTAATATGCAATTATTTGAAAGTCTTTTTGAACAATGTACAGAACGAAGATATGATAAGCAccaattttcatattattgaTTATGCTGAGTTGTATGAAAATAGggaaaatagtaataataattattttagcAATCATAATGTaaagataaaacaaaaggaGCAGTCTACTTTTTTGTCTAGTCCGGGTTCTTTGAACCACAATGGCCGTAAAAACGATGCGAGTGGCAATACTGGTGGTGTTAGCGGTAGTACTGGTTCTACTGATGATGATGCTGCTCGTAATAGAAATGAAAATAGGAGTAAAGGTGGCATGCATGCTGGTAACAATGATGAAAGTGGAAGCAATCTAAACGGAGATAACAAAATCGATAAGTTAACAAATGACGATCTAATGGTTAGAAGCAGCTCCATGCAAAATGGTAAATGCATTGAGATAAacgaatttatatataaccgAATACTAACCAATTTTGTAACTGAGTTAAAGGGCTTCTTTTTCTCAATTATAGCTAAGGTAAGAAGCAATAAACTTATTGCAACTCTAATTGTTATATTCAGTGAGTTATGTTTGCACTTAACTCCTTATTATTTgaacataataaattttatcgATATACTTAACGATTTTGCAAATGCGATTTCAGTGAGTTACATAAAGCgtcttataatattttttcaaaataataaaaatcagtttatagaaaaatataaagaatttcAAAACTCAATTATTTTCAACGATCCAGTAAAAATACAATCAGTTGGAGCTAGACTAATaggttttataaaaattttacaaaaaaaaaatagtctaaataataaaaaaaaagaatcctttaatatattttttctcaatTTGTTATTATCTGAATGCCTACCTATTAATCACTTAGGTTTCTGCAACAGACAGtcagtaaaaaataattgcaattttttattttatgactCATTAGAACATCATACCAATAGCCTAAACGATGAACTAATTCTTTTTGATGAATATGAACTAACCATTagggaaaatattaaaaattataaaaaagtaaaaacgaTCATCCATAATGAAATCAACAGCAGGTTTTTCTCAGACGTTTCTTCATCCAAAGgcacaaaaaggaaaaacccAACCGTGGGTTTAACTAGCAGTGTGGAAGAAACCGagggaaaaaatgaacagccgctttcaaaaaaaaagaaaaatgtaaacagtAACAGCGACAAGCAGGAGGAGAAGGAGGTAACGGACGACGAACAGGCAAGCACTAGCACCACCACGATGCACAGCGTCAAGAGAGTTGATGAGGAAAGGAACAGATCGAATAATGGAAAAGATGCGATAAGTAAGGATGGAAGTAATGATCGAAGCAAGGACAAGAGCATGGACAGGAGCAAATACCAGAGCAAGGATAGGAGTAAGGAGCGGAGCAAAGAAAGGGGCAAACAAAGGAAGAGAACAGAGAGCAGCAGTAGAAGAAGCAGTAGCAGTGTCGGAACTCCGGATAGACACAAAATGGGGAACACCGAAAAAAATCTAACATGCcgtaaattatttaataatgtaaatgaaGCGAATAAGAATTACAAAGTGTATCTATCCTATATTTATCTTGTAATTTTTGTAAGATTCCCTGAAATGTTTGCCAGTACTAATAAGATAGAGTTAGATGATGTTTACAAATCATTTGAACtattttatgcatttataaaaaatttgaaaaaagaaaatattatgaatataagtGTGATAAGAGAATATTTACACAATTCTGATTTTGATTTTCTTGGGAatagacatatatataatattgtaatacgggatgaaaattttttaaatgttttttttttcaacattCTCCTAGTCCTTAACTATTTAAATTGcgaattacatattttagaaaattacACAAATTTACCTGCACATGGTCAGGATAATGGGATGAACGACATTTCTGAAAAATCGACTGTAATAAAAACTAAGGAGATTAATAATCGTGTGAGTGGTACacataataatttagaaaCTAGTCATTTGTCTACTACCCATTCCCAAGATCAGAACAGAAATTGTGAGGATAAAAATGCATCCACAAACTCTCGAATGCACAAAGGGCCTCAAAAGAGCGGCAAAGAAAACAGTAACACGAATAGTAGTAACCTGGCAagtaacaacaacaacaacaacatcagcaatattaatagtaatagtaacaataatagtagttTAAAGAACAAAGAGAACAGTAACAAAATTATTCCTGGAAGTGGGAAAGGAGAAAGCAGTCATTTGACTATCGCCAGTTCAAGGGATGTAAAAAACAGAGATAACAAATTAGTTAGTGAAAAgacgaaaaaaattatgtacatgttcATAAAGGATTTAATAAACTATTTAGAGAGCACGAAAAactcatattattatagacTTTTATTGTTAAAAGAATATTGTTGGTATACTTGGAAAAAGCAGTTGACTGGAAAGCCAAGCAAAGATAACTCAGACATAAAATTTGAATTTAAAAGTTGGCATAACGAAatgaaaatggaaaaaaagaatgctAAGGAGGTAGTAAAACCAAGTAGTAACAACAGCATCAACGTTAAGAAGGAGCACGATTATAATAAAAGTGCGGACAGTTCATATCCTGTGCAAAACttaatttacataattgAAAATTTCGAATTATTGaataaaagaatgaaaagCTATTATGagttaaacaaaaataataaaaatttaatgaaaaatatgtataaatacacaaaattTATGCAGCATTATTATgcatatgataataatataacgaATAACAGCACCGAGGGGGAGGTACCAACTGGTAATGACGAAAACATGGCGAAAATGAATCCAGTTCCAAGTACAACACCCTCTATAAATAACATGAATAACTTTTTAATAGAAATTaataagatatatttaaGAAGAGAAGCCGAATTTTGGGAATTAGACGAAAGTGACGCAGTtacaaatatgaaaaaaagtaaaaacgaAACAAATATACTTATTGAAAAACTAATTGAAAAATTAGAAGactataagaaaaaaatgcatatagaTAATGATCCTATTAATGAAATTGAAGAGAGCGAAAAGAGCAAAAATAACCCTGTTTTTAAATTCAGACTAGCAAAATTGTTTATACTCAAATATATTGACCTGTATgctattgtaaaaaataaggagTTCTCAACAGATTGTAACTTCTTGTACAATTTGATGCTTAAGATGGacaaaaatttagaaaagaagaaaaattttaaagagaACAAAATTGTCTTAAATGAAGAGGAGGACCAAGAAAAAGAAGTGGAAAACGTGGAAGAACAGCATCATGAGGGGAACGCCAATGTTGGTGCAGATGCGGATGCAAATGCAGCAGAAGAAGACGCAGGAGGGAGGGAAGAAGggggaaataaaatatctgAACAAGATAAGAAATTTTCCTAA
- a CDS encoding early transcribed membrane protein has protein sequence MKLTRVFYIIAFLLTIKILVPGFNNVEVEAKNPVADAKSVKKVDDDIQRKQRNQKILLISSVATSVAIILGSLLGGLGYYKQKKIRGGNVPAAPVKHTGTKLEGKPSSDDTKLSSTGSQGTTTLSTNTSTGPSKTYTNSF, from the coding sequence atgaaattaaccagagtattttatatcattgcCTTCCTCTTAACCATCAAGATTTTAGTACCTGGATTCAACAATGTTGAAGTTGAAGCAAAGAATCCAGTTGCTGATGCCAAATCTGTAAAGAAAGTAGATGATGATATCCaaagaaaacaaagaaaTCAGAAAATTTTGCTCATATCATCCGTAGCCACAAGTGTAGCTATAATCTTAGGTAGTTTATTAGGAGGCTTAGGCTATTacaaacaaaagaaaatcaGAGGAGGAAATGTACCAGCTGCACCAGTAAAACACACAGGAACTAAACTAGAAGGAAAACCATCATCAGATGATACAAAGCTATCTTCAACTGGTAGTCAAGGAACCACAACTTTAAGCACCAACACTTCAACCGGTCCATCAAAAACATATACTAATTCCTTTTAA